A genomic window from Phoenix dactylifera cultivar Barhee BC4 unplaced genomic scaffold, palm_55x_up_171113_PBpolish2nd_filt_p 000007F, whole genome shotgun sequence includes:
- the LOC103709216 gene encoding uncharacterized protein LOC103709216 — protein sequence MPSYKQFSRIDTMELKSQLFKKLGRQKAEKYFYNLKRLLHLKLSKLQFDKLCYSTIGKENVAIHNMFIRSILGNACLALGPPSKETVTGNSRTSKLSSFRDTFPTSPQRGRSISTRDHRFSDRPKPLGPYAKMPPRHVQEVTNSCDLQRSHEQQSARELISIGSKALLEVASVEDGEEVEQARASPSVQSRSPVRSPLGIPKTAGALPRKTFSSGFAAGFHLSNSYVPESCHSSSELTDTRSLRKQLEHKLKVEGFGLSVDCTNLLNNGLDAFLKRLIKPCMDLARARCSNRRISQTNGRIFPGINGMWQEEQVQGSNQRYYVSLLDFWVAMELNPQLLGGDWPVQLEKTCSHLLEE from the coding sequence ATGCCATCTTACAAGCAGTTTTCCCGAATTGATACCATGGAGCTTAAATCTCagcttttcaagaagcttggGCGGCAAAAAGCCGAGAAGTATTTCTATAATCTGAAAAGATTACTCCACCTGAAACTTAGCAAGTTACAATTTGATAAGTTGTGCTATAGTACTATTGGGAAGGAAAATGTTGCTATTCACAATATGTTCATCCGTTCGATCCTTGGCAATGCATGTCTTGCCCTGGGCCCGCCTAGCAAAGAGACAGTCACAGGGAACTCTCGGACCAGCAAATTGTCGAGCTTTAGAGACACATTCCCAACATCCCCTCAAAGGGGAAGGTCTATAAGTACTAGGGATCACAGATTCAGTGACCGTCCAAAGCCCCTCGGGCCTTATGCAAAGATGCCTCCTAGACATGTGCAAGAAGTCACTAATTCTTGCGACTTGCAGAGGTCACATGAGCAGCAAAGCGCTCGAGAGTTGATATCCATTGGCAGCAAAGCTTTGTTAGAAGTTGCATCTGTGGAAGATGGAGAAGAGGTTGAACAAGCGAGAGCTAGTCCGAGTGTTCAAAGTAGAAGCCCTGTAAGGTCACCCCTGGGCATTCCAAAGACTGCCGGTGCTCTTCCCCGTAAAACATTTAGCAGTGGTTTTGCAGCAGGCTTTCATCTTTCTAATTCATATGTTCCTGAGTCTTGTCATAGTAGTTCTGAGCTGACTGATACAAGATCTTTAAGGAAGCAGTTGGAGCATAAGTTGAAGGTTGAAGGCTTTGGTTTATCAGTGGACTGTACTAATTTGTTGAATAATGGTTTGGATGCATTTTTAAAGAGGTTGATCAAACCCTGTATGGACTTAGCTAGAGCGAGGTGCAGCAATAGGAGGATAAGTCAAACAAATGGGAGGATTTTTCCTGGTATAAATGGTATGTGGCAAGAAGAACAGGTGCAAGGGTCAAATCAACGTTATTATGTCTCATTATTAGATTTTTGGGTGGCAATGGAATTGAATCCTCAGTTGCTTGGTGGCGATTGGCCTGTACAGCTTGAAAAGACATGCTCGCATCTGTTGGAAGAATGA
- the LOC103709215 gene encoding uncharacterized protein LOC103709215: MEFWWDRVVIPMRRVWINVATRIGNRKTGLWKLRKEVRTCEYEDVHVMWEMLRKTDTEIGRYPPAAMGGCNKNRRRRMRHRRRARARGGVWAAVLEWAPYSLCRDF; the protein is encoded by the exons atggAGTTTTGGTGGGATCGAGTGGTGATTCCGATGAGGCGAGTCTGGATCAACGTGGCTACTCGCATCGGAAATCGGAAAaccg GGCTGTGGAAGCTGAGGAAGGAGGTGAGGACGTGCGAGTACGAGGACGTGCACGTGATGTGGGAGATGCTGCGGAAGACCGACACCGAGATCGGCCGGTATCCGCCGGCGGCGATGGGTGGTTGTAACAAGAACCGGCGGCGGAGGATGAGGCATCGCCGGAGGGCGAGGGCGAGGGGCGGCGTGTGGGCGGCCGTGCTCGAGTGGGCTCCTTATAGCCTGTGCCGCGACTTCTAG
- the LOC103709214 gene encoding peroxidase 51-like codes for MGNIRVALFLLTLSICLFPQLSSAQLRRNYYANICPNVESIVRNAVTKKFQQTFVTVPATLRLFFHDCFVQGCDASVIIASTANNTAEKDHPDNLSLAGDGFDTVIKAKEAVDAVPQCRNKVSCADILAMATRDVVALAGGPSYAVELGRLDGLSSTAKSVNGKLPQPTFDLNQLSAIFAANGLSQADMIALSAAHTVGFSHCSRFANRIYDFSSQNPVDPTLNQTYAAQLQAMCPKNVDPTIAVNMDPITPRTFDNQYYKNLQHGMGLFTSDQALFTDSRSRPTVNSWAQSSSAFEKAFIAAIIKLGRTGVKTGSNGNIRHDCATFN; via the exons ATGGGAAACATCAGGGTGGCCTTGTTCCTGCTGACCTTAAGCATATGCCTATTCCCTCAGTTGAGCTCAGCCCAACTCCGGCGGAATTACTACGCCAACATCTGCCCCAATGTCGAGAGCATTGTGAGGAATGCTGTGACCAAGAAATTCCAACAGACTTTCGTCACCGTGCCCGCCACCCTTCGCCTCTTCTTCCATGACTGCTTCGTTCAG GGCTGTGATGCTTCAGTGATAATTGCATCCACCGCGAACAACACAGCCGAGAAGGACCACCCGGATAACCTATCCCTGGCTGGAGATGGATTCGATACTGTTATCAAGGCTAAGGAAGCCGTGGACGCCGTTCCCCAGTGCAGGAATAAGGTGTCCTGTGCCGATATCCTTGCAATGGCCACCCGGGATGTCGTAGCACTG GCCGGCGGGCCATCGTATGCAGTTGAATTGGGGAGACTGGATGGGCTGAGCTCCACGGCGAAGAGCGTAAACGGGAAGCTGCCACAACCGACCTTTGATTTAAACCAGCtcagtgccatttttgcagcGAATGGGCTCTCTCAGGCCGATATGATAGCTCTCTCAG CTGCTCACACTGTTGGGTTCTCCCACTGCAGCAGGTTTGCGAACCGCATCTACGACTTCAGCTCCCAGAACCCAGTGGACCCCACCCTAAACCAAACCTATGCGGCCCAGCTACAGGCCATGTGCCCTAAGAACGTGGACCCCACCATAGCCGTCAACATGGACCCCATCACCCCCCGGACTTTTGACAACCAGTACTACAAGAACCTTCAGCACGGGATGGGCCTCTTCACCTCGGACCAGGCCCTCTTCACCGACTCCCGGTCCAGGCCCACCGTCAACTCCTGGGCCCAGAGCTCCTCCGCCTTTGAGAAGGCCTTCATCGCTGCCATCATCAAGCTCGGCCGGACCGGAGTCAAGACCGGGTCCAATGGCAACATTCGCCACGATTGTGCCACCTTCAACTAG
- the LOC103709213 gene encoding uncharacterized protein LOC103709213, translating into MKFLKHYDKERVKMAILKHEETFRQQVHELHRLYRVQKLLMSDMKSTKLKKQKDLACSKVNLNTWNGENETGSCHPSYNNHHQRRPRRPLNLELPAEEYIENAEEDVMLEIEQESDVELTLAIGGSRSERHGTPGTSFSSSSTGSSGVKSRGHEGGVSQAPDINVSVANERNSPFNVGEGMRQDRVKPSPWLFQCLSLKMA; encoded by the exons ATGAAGTTCCTGAAGCACTACGATAAAGAACGAGTAAAAATGGCCATCCTGAAGCATGAAGAAACCTTCAGACAGCAG GTCCATGAACTCCATCGCTTGTATAGAGTTCAGAAGCTACTAATGAGTGATATGAAGAGCACAAAACTGAAGAAACAAAAAGATCTTGCATGTTCCAAAGTTAATCTCAATACGTGGAATGGGGAGAATGAGACAGGTTCATGTCACCCAAGTTATAACAACCACCATCAGAGAAGGCCTCGTCGGCCGCTAAATCTGGAACTCCCAGCAGAAGAGTACATAGAAAATGCTGAAGAAGATGTGATGTTAGAGATCGAACAAGAAAGTGACGTAGAGCTAACGCTGGCCATAGGAGGCAGCCGGAGTGAGAGACACGGAACTCCAGGAACGAGCTTTTCCTCATCTTCCACTGGGTCAAGTGGGGTGAAATCGAGAGGCCATGAAGGGGGAGTGAGCCAGGCGCCAGATATAAACGTCAGCGTTGCAAACGAGAGGAACAGTCCCTTTAATGTTGGAGAAGGAATGAGACAGGATAGAGTAAAGCCGTCACCTTGGCTCTTCCAATGTCTGAGCCTCAAGATGGCGTGA
- the LOC103709211 gene encoding uncharacterized protein At2g23090-like: MGGGNGQKSKMARDKHLEKNKLPKGSQLESNKKAMSIQCKVCMQTFICTTSEVKCREHAEAKHPKSDLYQCFPHLKK, from the exons ATGGGAGGAGGCAACGGGCAGAAATCGAAGATGGCGCGCGATAAGCACTTGGAGAAGAACAAGCTCCCCAAGG GGAGCCAGTTGGAATCCAACAAGAAGGCCATGTCAATCCAG TGCAAGGTATGCATGCAGACATTCATTTGTACCACATCGGAAGTGAAATGCAGAGAACATGCTGAAGCAAAGCATCCAAAATCCGATCTCTATCAGTGTTTTCCCCACCTTAAGAAGTAG